TTTAGAATACGATaactaaaaatgaatgttatcACAAAAAAAGTAAACCattatagtgaaaaaaaaagtaaatatatgtCGATTTTGACAACTTAAAGTtgttggaaaaatatattttaaaaacattagtgAACAGAGAATGGTGTCATATTAGGACTTAAGATCCTCCAGTAAACTcactttgtttttaaaacttttgatagttttgtttttaacttcaattttttatttcattatttgcaaATCTCTATCTTTTACCAACCCTTGACAGTcagaacacatattattatgttctaagCTATTTTCAAAATTCCTTATATATTGGTCAAAGATAAATCCACCcctaccataacatttttcaatactatgaattttttataaaagaacGTCTAACTCTTCCGTTGTTGTAATAGGCATTTTAgaggaaaaacaaacaatatactaggaatTTTTACATAGTACCTAGTACATTGTTGTTTTTCTTGTAAAATAAACCCATGTTCATCCTTTGTTAAACCTTCAGTATTGCAAACAtccattataatacattgtgaGGTTCTTTTCTCAATTGGTTCCAAAGTAATGGACAATTAACTATTAGATGAATCATCAATTGTCATGGAAGTATTATCTGTATTATCTGaaaggttattattttttcagtatttgattttaatgtttgatttaaactacaagttaaaatgtattttagtaaGAATTATTCACATAGTACCttttacattgttttatttttcttctaacGACTGTTCAGCAGCTTCATTATCTATTAGACTTATGAATTGATTTTCGCATGTACTCAATACAGGCACCTCATTAATTGACACTGGCAAAGCATTAAGTGCTAATCTatggattttaataatatacataatttagatATAGGCAATCAGACAAATAGAATTTGTATTATTGCCGAAAATCTATTATAATCTATCTACCTATCTAACTATCTTTTGCGTTTTGCTTCAGTTGAAATATTCTCAATTGTTTTTGTTAAAGTCGGTCGAGTATTAGATTAGTATACCCACTTATATAATCTCAATCATACACTTGGCATCTAATATATGATTACAGGCACAGGGGGGGCCTTAGGGGGCCTGGCCGCCTAAGAAAAGTAAGTGGCCCAGACTGGCCCccttaattttagttttaaatattgtccCGATtcctttatgtatattattaattaggtatagccTTTAGACACTCCGTATAATCAACAATCgtatgtacaaaaattaaattccaagattttattttataagtattcgTCACCCGACAATTTGAGATAAGAGCGATAAAACAATTACACGTCTAATAATAGATTGAAAACTAGAAATTCCAAATACGGGTCTCGAACGTACATTTAATAAACTCGAACACAGACAACACAGTCtacaatagtttatattacCACTATATAGTGATAGTGATCACTGATCAGTAACCATTTACCAGTATACAATAAAcatacctaacaaaatataacaatataatattgttgtttaccgagtattgattattattattatcattattcacgAAAATCACGCAGTGGCAGCGTGCCAGCTCACaagaatatttactatttagcgtGGTTTCATACAATaagcaacaaaataataatgaagagAAATATAAAAAGTTACTTTAAAAATCCGAAAAACCTAAGAACTGAGAAAGGTAAGTACGATAATTATACATACTTCAGATAAATTGTATCTACCCAAGTCGTATTTAccttatatatacgtataatataatattttttatttattttttattaatttgcaaatttatcattgaatatataaaatacataattaacacaataaattTGATCATCTCCTTTAAGCTTGCTTGTGATGGAGGTGAGAGttcttatattatgatataagaggtagtactaaatatttCTGGTCTTTTGGTATTTACCATTTTGGTGAccacattattttcataaattgttttatttaattaattttattaatgaaactttgatttatttaattgttgatcataatataattaatcattcatgcttattggtacctacctatttattatattattattattattattattataatatgtaaccaccATGTAAGACTTggataataacttaaaaaaaaataattttaataaataataagtagaaTCCAATATTCATGTTTTAGTTGATGAAGATGATATTAGCAAGAAGTTATTATGTAAGGCATCTACTTCTACAGAGATAATGAATAGTCCAAGAAAAGTTAAAGGTTAGTGTTTCAGTTGCACATACTTTTacttatattcatattcatctacatacatatttaatatttatacatttatatatatatatatatttatttgtttacacTTATTACTTTTAGATGTTGAAGATTCCAACAATAGTTTTGGTGACTTTTTGGCTTGTAATTATGAAGAAGAACAACTACAAGACTCAAGTAGTAATGATAGCGACAGTAGTGATGAACATGTGAGTTTTGCTACATTTATTGATACTGTTGATATAAATTCTTCTATAGATTCTTCCTCTTGTACActtgaaatatcaaaaacaacACCCGGTTCAAAAGATCTTGCTCAACATTTGGACGATGGACCAAAACAACccatattagtattttatccaaaaacaaagttttctaaTAGAATGAGACATTTCTCACATACATggtacaaaatgtttaattggATTGATTACAGTGTAATGAATGATGGAGTATTTTGTTTCCcttgtctttttttttcttaacattaTGACCTACACACTGCGTTTATTACAATTGGTTTTAAACAATGGAAAAAAGCTTTAGACAAAAGTTCAGGGTTTAAACGACATGAATCAAGTAGTGAACACAAAAAATGTCAAGTTATGTTGATTGAATACACAAGCATGAAAGGAAAAAATATCTCTGTGTCATCATTAATTAATGAGGCTCATTTAAAGTTAGTAAAAGAGAATTGTAGATACATTCAATATATTGGAAAAGCGTTGTTATTTACTGCTGTTCAAGGTATTGCTCAAAGAGGGGATGACGAAAGTGAAAATAGTGTTAATCGTGGTAAATTTCTGGAACTTGTACACTTGCTAGAATATTTCAATGATGATTTTAAGCAAAAAAGACAATCGCTtccaaataattcaaaatatactagCCCTAGCATGCAGAATTAAATACTTACAGTTTTTGCTCAAATGGTACGAGATCAAATCAGTAACGAATTACAAAAATGTGAATACTTTGCAATTATGGTTGACGAAACAAAGGATATCAGTAAAATTGAGCAGTTATCTGTAGTATTGAGATATTACCTAGATGGTATTGTCTATGAGAGGTTTATGGGTTTCCGTGCTGCTGGTTCTTTATGTGCTACAtctttatttacatatattaaagaAATACTTGCTATCAGTAACgttgacataaaaaaatgtgtgggACAAACGTATGTAACGTAATGTAATGAGTGGTAAATTTAATGGTGTGCAAGCATTATTTCGGAAAGAAGTGCCACAGGCTTTATATGTGCATTGTTACAATCATCGCATGAATTTAGTTATTGCAGATATCTGTAAAAATGTACCCggagttaaaatgttttttgatttaattgaaagtttgtatgtatttatttctgGTTCTTCTATTCATGCTCAATTTGTTGGTAttcaaaatttcatgaaattaatttcaaaagttGAACTTAAGCGAATTTGCTTAACTCGATGGACAGCCCAAGTATTTGCATGTTTAACAATGAAAAAAGCAATCAGTCCATTACTtgtactattaaataaattagtatatgaAAGAGCAGACCGTGCTGTAGAAGCTACAGGTTTACTTCatcaaattgattttaaatttatctttaatttagTAATGTTCTGTTATGTTTTACATATGTTTAAAGGAATAAGcgattatttacaaaatgtaagtGCTGAATTAGCTAATGCGTTGATTTTAATATCATCATTAGAATCAACCCTTCAAGATATGAGGTTAAAAGACACAGATACAACTTTTAGTAACATATATGCTGAAACCATTTCtatatgtgataaaaataacataactatACCTTCACAAGATACTAatgtaaaaagaataaaaaaaattccgaaacactttgaacaattaatatacaCAACAAAATTCATTAGAAGTATAGTTGCCTAATtctaaaatagatttaaaagtcaaactttattatacagttattgattacattttgttagaaattaaaaatcaattttccgatgataaagatattttaagtgTTGTGTCATATTTACATCctggtaataaatatttttttagttattcacACATTCAGCCTTTAGTCGACCATTATGGGGCAAATACTGATGTACTAAAGtcggaaattaaaaatattaccaaaCACTATAAAAAGATATGaatcacaaaataatacagAAGTTAAAACCATGATGAAATTATTGGAGCtgttagaaaaaaacaatttggtttttattgaaACTCATAAAACCGTACAAATCATCATAACTATTCCAGTTTCAAACGCTGGGTGTGAAAGAACATTTTCTTGTTTAAGAAggcttaaaaattatatgagaTCTCTTATGACAAATGAAAGGTTAGTACaataacacattaatatttaaatatataaattaatatgactAATTAACTCAAACAATTATACTCTTctacaaaaaatatgttattccaaatttttaaaaatgcttttatgtataatacaattatctaacagaatataaacaaaataattcattcataaattcaaaaaatatccCATTGAAAAACAATCAAActaggaatatttttttgtaaattataagcatctcaattacataattaaaaattgacagCAAACCTAACTACCTATGTGAAtatgtgataataatttattttattttattttgttgtaggttGAATAATTTGGCACTGTTATCAAttgaaaaacatatttcaaaattattggaTTTAGATGAATTTACTGGAAGATTTGCAGTGAATCATAAAAACAGACGACTTattcttttataaaatgtacctatgtgatatataataatatattttgcaaacaaacaacaatatagttttcataaatataacataataagatTGCTCTCCTCCTTTAAGAGGAAGCTTGTGTTGGAGGAGAGAGGTTCTTAAAATagacaatatatatgtattaatattgacAGTAAAAATCCTGGTGATTAAGCCTTTtccataattaattaaaaataataataaatagtctgTGATAAATATTGCTTAATGATTAGTATGACatctcaatatattataatacttaaccAACCAATACAGACAATACATTGTTAAAATGtagtagatatttatttttatagatgttGTGTGTTAAGGTTGTGTAGGGGCAAGGGGGTACGAAACAGAAAGGGGCCAACAAATATTTGCCCCCTCATGGAAAAATGTCTGGATACGTGCCTGATATGATAACTAAtagtcaattttattatatgatacaatatgaacaaataagtatcactctgctgtacagaaggtgTAGAGTGAGTAACTATGTActtgaactcaatgatatagAATCATTGTAcatgaaaaatgattctgagcgaattgCGGTCTGATAACCTAATAACCTATATTATGAACCCATAATCCTATTTCATTAATTCGGCATTTCCTATCACGGTATCATTGCTTGGTTAGCGATGGTTAGCTTGGTACCACAATAACGACTCTACGTATTATGCACAGTAATATACATAGTCAGTACTAGATGCCAATTTATAatccataaatataaatacaattgccGATTTCCTACTATAatcaactattaaaaataatgatatgctAATATATATCTTAGGGTGCCACTCAACTATAtaggctaaaaaaaaaattgtttttccaaTATCTTACttcataatattgatttatatgttattaaatagctgtggtaaaaatataatttagataatcACTTATTTCGAGGTTGCTCACGCGtttcaaagtttaaattattttctgttaGGTGCCTACTTTCCAAGATAAAATTGattatctacatttttattattaaacttgattattatttacccatgcatttgatattaattattaaattgttaaaactcGTGTCATTCTACTAGTATTTGTATTTCAGTGagttaaattttgtttgttattacttattattaaagtgAAGTTAAATTCAGTATTTTTCTCCTGAAGACAATCAATTATTCACTTATTCACCCATGCAGATTGCAGTCATCTCAATcgtattgaattaaattattggtATGTAGATTTTACActgtaattgttttaaataaatatttcaatataatacattagtacagtacataatataatgtcttataaaaatttatttaaatgacacCACAAGTGGAACTTTAACTGGATTGAAGCTGTCATCAAATAGACAAATACTTGGCCGCATTTTACATTTGCATTTAAAAGATAACTTTACGATACAAAAGAGTGCTCATATAACTACAAATGAATTGTTAGAGTTTTGGAATAAAGTGAGAATTCCtactaaacaaaattataatataataaatcagatcaaaaaattacattcaaaatggattggtattaaaaaaaatgcaaccaGACAAACAGAGACACTGGTTAAGAAAgtaaaccattttttaaataatttagacaatttgtttgatgttgcCCATGCCAATGCtatgaatttaattaaactaCAAGAAGCCATTGAATTTTTGAAAGCACAAAGAGAGAAGGGTAGACGAGGATCAATGGGCgcacttaataaaaaattgttaattaaaaaaaaaatgtatagcaaagaacataaaagtaatatcaagaaaaaaaaaaagaaagtgaACGTTTAGAAATCGAAAAACATACAGTATTAAGTATCAGGAATAGTAGCAGAAGTGGGAATAGTATAAGTGATAGTGACGAagaagtaatatatattttaccaaaatGTCCTAGAAAACGTCCAAAGAATATAATTAATCGAGCTGTTGCGTCAGCACTCGATCGTACAAAAGTTAGTGATTGTAATGCCACATATATATTAGTAGCTACAGCTGAAACAATTGGTTTAAATACTTCTGAAATCGCTTTAAATAAAGAAACAATCCGTCGAATGAGACGAATACATAGGGAAAATATAGCTAAAGAAATCAAACAAGATTTTCAACCTGAACTTGCGCTTACAGTTCATTAGGGTGGTAAAATATTAGCAGAATTAATGTCTAAAGACTCAGTTGATAGCCTAGCAGTTTTAGTCTCAGGAGAAGGAGTAATGAAACTACTTGGAGTACCAAAATCAACCAGAGGAACTGGAAAAGAACAAGCAAACGCTGTATTTCAATTGCTGGatgaatagaatattataattagagtAAATTTTATGTGTTTTGATACCACAGCTAGTAACACCTGTATAAAAAAGTGGGCCTGTACTATTTTAGAACGAAAAATCAGAAGAAATTTCTTAGATCTAACTTGTAGACATCATATACTTGAAATAATAATCAGCAAAGTATTTAATTCTCTTTCAATTGAACATCAATCTGGCCCTGgcttattactttttaaaacatttttaaaattctggaaaaatataaatacagaaGGTTATGAAAGTGCAATGTCGGActctatttattttgttaaaacactcgtaaaaaatgacataatcaattttattcaaaatcaattatcAGTTTATCAGCCAAGAGATAATTACAAAGAATTGCTACATCTAAGTTTGATATTTCTTGGAGAAAATATAAGTGAAAAAGTTACAATACAAGCACCCGGAGCATTCCATAGAGCAAAGTGGAtgtctaaattaatttactgtttGAAAATTTATGTTTCGATCACAGTTTCAATTAGAACCCGAAGTTCTCGAGGGATTAAAAACAttcaatgtttttattgtcgaagtgtttattaaatattggttTACACCGCCTAATGCTGCTAGTGCCCCCACAAATGATTTAAGctttataaatgatttaaaagtaTATGAGAATAGAATAAGACAATAGCTAAAATAGCTTTAGAATGTTTTTCTCGTCATTTGTGGTACTTGATCCCAACATTAGTAGGTCTATCATTTTTTGATAACAatgtttcatataaaaataaattgagcaTGGTATCAGCTTTGTCAAATTTAAGGAGTGATGAAGGTAAagcaaaaaagttaaaagtacgAGCAGTAGAACTGGCTGAGAAGAAGTTATCAGATTTAGTGACAAATCAAACCATACATTTATTTGAAGCattgaatattaaaacaaactttttacAAACTGATCCAAGCACATGGGAAAGTAATAAAGAATTTCTAAGTGGAAAGAAAACAGTGGGATCATTAAAAGTTGTGAATGACATAGCAGAGCGAGGAGTGTCTTTAATTTCATCTTTTAATTCAGTTTTCACCAATCAAGAGGagcaaaaacagtttttactgCAAGTTGTTGAAAAACATCATCAACAAAATCCTGACCCAAACAAAAAAACACTTCAAAATCTCTAaatgcttaatatttttttgtttgtattattaattttatagctaTTTTGTATCTTACATAAtgcaaatgtattaaaaatattcacaattatgtaaaaagttgacggtaaataattaattattaatcttcaatatttatatacagtagATTCTTAATATGTTGAACGTCGCTATCTCGAATTTTTCGTTATCTCGAACTACTTTGAATTCCCCTTGAAACTACTATTATACTTAATAGTGTTTTGCTCtcgatataaaattaatcatttttcgtTATCTCGagttcacaaataatatttttgttacggTTAACATAGGAATTGTGCAGTACATTGCATACATTGTGCAGGCAGTGCAGTATAGCGATTGTGATTTAGCGCGTTGGTAGTCACATATGTAGT
This genomic window from Metopolophium dirhodum isolate CAU chromosome 1, ASM1992520v1, whole genome shotgun sequence contains:
- the LOC132939217 gene encoding uncharacterized protein LOC132939217, with translation MKRNIKSYFKNPKNLRTEKVDEDDISKKLLCKASTSTEIMNSPRKVKDVEDSNNSFGDFLACNYEEEQLQDSSSNDSDSSDEHVSFATFIDTVDINSSIDSSSCTLEISKTTPGSKDLAQHLDDGPKQPILVFYPKTKFSNRMRHFSHTWYKMFNWIDYSVMNDGVFCFPYKSSGFKRHESSSEHKKCQVMLIEYTSMKGKNISVSSLINEAHLKLVKENCRYIQYIGKALLFTAVQGIAQRGDDESENSVNRGKFLELVHLLEYFNDDFKQKRQSLPNNSKYTSPSMQN